The following are encoded together in the Synechococcales cyanobacterium CNB genome:
- a CDS encoding ankyrin repeat domain-containing protein, which produces MNARGLNPAVVVVALLLAAGLITVFIIKGGGGPKQATGESTALPSIERPGIQPAPSREPIAYQTPQEPASEGEPGDKDVPVEVSVATVLPALVSAAADGDTGRVRSLLEGGEAVDQRDDNGRTALIAAAAGGHMETVFALLDAGADPLAKDDRGLSARDHAIARADEAGLRLAKVLEGAIAAVVGSVTDQTK; this is translated from the coding sequence ATGAACGCTCGTGGCCTGAATCCTGCGGTGGTGGTGGTGGCCCTGCTGCTCGCGGCGGGACTCATCACCGTCTTCATCATCAAAGGCGGGGGCGGACCGAAGCAGGCGACAGGCGAATCGACCGCACTCCCCTCGATCGAGCGACCGGGCATCCAGCCCGCGCCATCGCGGGAGCCGATCGCGTACCAGACGCCCCAGGAACCCGCCTCCGAGGGCGAGCCGGGGGACAAGGATGTTCCGGTGGAGGTCTCAGTGGCGACGGTCCTTCCCGCGCTCGTCTCCGCCGCGGCGGACGGTGATACCGGCCGAGTGCGTTCGCTGCTCGAGGGCGGCGAGGCGGTCGATCAACGAGATGACAACGGCCGGACGGCACTGATTGCCGCCGCCGCGGGCGGGCATATGGAGACCGTCTTTGCCCTCCTGGACGCGGGGGCGGATCCGCTGGCCAAGGACGACCGCGGCCTCTCCGCCCGCGACCATGCCATCGCCAGGGCCGACGAAGCCGGACTGCGGCTGGCCAAGGTGCTGGAGGGGGCGATCGCCGCGGTTGTCGGGT